The genomic window GTCGAAAGCATTATAATTAAATAGAAAACAAGTGTAGTTAATCTCATATTATGAAATCTAAAATTTTGAAAGTACTAAAATAGAGAAGAATAATGAATTTGAATATTGTTTATTTGTATTGAAATGATAATTTTTTAAAAAACTTAATTCGAATGTTTACATTTGTTGAAGATTAAGCTGGTTTAATTACCTAATTATTTCAAATTCTAAAATAATGAAAAAATACTTTGGTGGCGTAGTTTTCGCCTTTTTGGTTGGTTTTACTGCCAATGCTCAGGGACTTTTAAGTAAGTCAGAAACCGTTTTTACACATCAGGATACTTTACGCGGAAGCATTACAAAAGAAAGAGCTTGGTGGGATTTAAAATATTATCACCTTGATGTAAAAGTAAATCCGAAAGAAAAATCAATTTCAGGTTTTAATACAGTTCGTTATACTGTTTTGACAGAAAACAACCGTATGCAGATCGATTTGCAGCAACCAATGAACATTACCAAAGTAACGCAGAATGGAAAAGAATTAAAATTTGAAAGAGACGGAAATGCGTTTTTTATTACTTTAAATGAAAAGCAAAAAGTTGGAGATACAAAAGAGATTAAAATTTCGTTTAACGGAAAACCTAAAGAAGCTGTTAGAGCACCATGGGACGGTGGTTTTTCTTGGAAAAAAGATAAAAACGGAAAAGATTTTATTGCTACATCTTGTCAAGGTTTAGGCGCGAGTGTTTGGTGGCCGTGTAAAGATCATATGTATGATGAAGTAGAAAACATGTTAATCAGTGTAAATGTTCCTGGAGATTTAACTGAGGTTTCTAACGGAAGATTAAAAAGCGTTAAAAAAGAAAAAGACGGAACAAAAACTTTCAACTGGTACGTTTCAAATCCTATCAACAACTACGGTGTAAATATCAATATTGGTGATTACGTTAATTTTTCAGAAGTATTTAAAGGCGAAAAAGGAAATTTAGACTGTAATTATTATGTTTTAAAAGATAATCTTGCTTTGGCAAAAGAGCAGTTTAAAGATGCTCCGAGAATGTTGAAAGCTTTTGAGAACTGGTTCGGGCCTTATCCGTTCTACGAAGACAGTTATAAATTGGTTGAAGTTCCGTATTTAGGAATGGAGCACCAAAGTTCTGTTACATACGGAAACCAATATAAAAACGGTTATTTAGGACGTGATTTAAGCGGTACAGGCTGGGGATTAAAGTTTGACTTTATCATCATTCATGAATCTGGTCACGAATGGTACGCTAATAATATTACCTACAAAGATATTGCTGATATGTGGGTTCACGAGAGTTTTACCAATTATTCTGAAAGTCTTTTTGTGGAGTATTATTACGGAAAAGATGCTGGAGCAGAATATGTAATTGGGTGCAGAAAAAATATTCAAAATGATAAGCCAATTATCGGACATTATGATGTAAATAATGAAGGTTCTGGCGATATGTATCCAAAAGGAGCTTCAATGCTTCATATGATTCGTCAGGTAATCAATGATGATGCTAAATGGAAATCGATTTTAAGAGGTATGAATAAAACTTTTTATCATCAGACAGTTACCGGAAAACAGATTCAAGATTATATTAACGAGCAGTCTGGAATTAACTTCAACAGAGTTTTTGCACAATATTTAACTACAACTCAAATTCCGGTTTTTGAATACATATTTAAAAATGGAACTTTCGGATACCATTGGACAAACTGTGTTTCTAAGTTTGATATGCCAGTAAGAGTAAAATTAAACGGTGTT from Flavobacterium sp. KACC 22763 includes these protein-coding regions:
- a CDS encoding M1 family metallopeptidase, producing MKKYFGGVVFAFLVGFTANAQGLLSKSETVFTHQDTLRGSITKERAWWDLKYYHLDVKVNPKEKSISGFNTVRYTVLTENNRMQIDLQQPMNITKVTQNGKELKFERDGNAFFITLNEKQKVGDTKEIKISFNGKPKEAVRAPWDGGFSWKKDKNGKDFIATSCQGLGASVWWPCKDHMYDEVENMLISVNVPGDLTEVSNGRLKSVKKEKDGTKTFNWYVSNPINNYGVNINIGDYVNFSEVFKGEKGNLDCNYYVLKDNLALAKEQFKDAPRMLKAFENWFGPYPFYEDSYKLVEVPYLGMEHQSSVTYGNQYKNGYLGRDLSGTGWGLKFDFIIIHESGHEWYANNITYKDIADMWVHESFTNYSESLFVEYYYGKDAGAEYVIGCRKNIQNDKPIIGHYDVNNEGSGDMYPKGASMLHMIRQVINDDAKWKSILRGMNKTFYHQTVTGKQIQDYINEQSGINFNRVFAQYLTTTQIPVFEYIFKNGTFGYHWTNCVSKFDMPVRVKLNGVETWLKPTTEWQSVKTDNEDRKLEVDKDFYVTTSNIVE